Within Mongoliitalea daihaiensis, the genomic segment GCCGCCGAAAAAACTACGCAGCAACCAAAAATGGTCTTTGTGGATGTGTACACCGATTGGTGTGGTTGGTGTAAAAAAATGGATAAAGAAACATTTGCTGACCCGGCCGTGGTGACTTATATCAATGCTAATTTTTATGCAGTCAAGCTCAATGCAGAGAAAACCGATCGTGAGATCAGTTTTAGAGGGCAGACCTACACGGAGGCTACTATGGCCAAAGCTATGCGCGTATCCTCTTACCCCAACTTTATCATCATGGATGCTTCCATGGAAAACATTACCCAATACCCAGGATACAGAAAACCAGAGCCTTTTTTAGAGGGCTTAACAGCGATTTTAGAGCGCTTTGGTAAGTAATCTATTCACCTACGGATCCTATTTCATCTGATTATGAGTTTTGCATTGCATCAAAAAGAAGATACTATCATAGCCTTGGCAACCCCACAGGGAGTAGGAGCCATTGCGGTCATCCGCTTGTCGGGTAAGGATGCTATCAAGCTCACGAATGAGGTTTTTAAAGGGAAGGACTTGGAGAAACAAGCCTCTCACACCATTCACTTTGGCACGATTCGGGATGGGGAAAAGATCATAGATGAGGTATTGGTATCCCTGTTTATTGCACCTAAATCTTTCACGAAGGAAAATGTGGTGGAAATTTCCACCCATGGTTCATCCTATATCGTCAATCAAGTGCTCAAGCTCTTGATTCGCAAAGGTGCTCGTCCGGCCAAACCGGGTGAGTTTACCCAGCGTGCTTTTTTAAACGGGCAGTTTGACCTAGCCCAGGCCGAGGCTGTAGCAGATTTGATCCATTCCGATTCCGAAGCTTCCCATCAGGCGGCTTTGAGTCAGATGCGAGGAGGCTTTTCCAATGAAATCAGTCGCTTGCGGGCCGAATTGATCCATTTTGCATCTATGATCGAGTTAGAATTGGATTTTACAGAGGAAGATGTAGAGTTCGCCTCGAGGGACGACCTGAGAACATTAGTGGAGGCCTTGCTGAAAGTGGTGGAATTACTGATTGGATCCTTCGATCTAGGAAACGTTATTAAAAATGGGGTACCAACTGTAATTGCTGGTAAACCCAATGCGGGAAAATCCACCTTGTTGAATGCTCTTTTGAACGAGGAAAAGGCAATTGTATCCGATATTGCGGGAACTACCCGAGATTTTATCGAGGATGAGATCAATATTGGAGGCGTGATTTTTCGATTTATCGATACGGCAGGTCTGCGGGAGACTACGGATGTGATTGAAGCGATCGGTGTCAGTCGAACGCAGGAAAAGATGAAAACGGCTTCGTTGATTTTGTATCTGTTTGATTTGACCGATACTTCCATGGTG encodes:
- a CDS encoding thioredoxin family protein, with protein sequence MNTLKKSFIVLACMMLSTGLLLAQDQIEWLTFEEAAEKTTQQPKMVFVDVYTDWCGWCKKMDKETFADPAVVTYINANFYAVKLNAEKTDREISFRGQTYTEATMAKAMRVSSYPNFIIMDASMENITQYPGYRKPEPFLEGLTAILERFGK
- the mnmE gene encoding tRNA uridine-5-carboxymethylaminomethyl(34) synthesis GTPase MnmE; the protein is MSFALHQKEDTIIALATPQGVGAIAVIRLSGKDAIKLTNEVFKGKDLEKQASHTIHFGTIRDGEKIIDEVLVSLFIAPKSFTKENVVEISTHGSSYIVNQVLKLLIRKGARPAKPGEFTQRAFLNGQFDLAQAEAVADLIHSDSEASHQAALSQMRGGFSNEISRLRAELIHFASMIELELDFTEEDVEFASRDDLRTLVEALLKVVELLIGSFDLGNVIKNGVPTVIAGKPNAGKSTLLNALLNEEKAIVSDIAGTTRDFIEDEINIGGVIFRFIDTAGLRETTDVIEAIGVSRTQEKMKTASLILYLFDLTDTSMVEIHRDVNKLENLGVPFLKVANKIDKAAPAILEELQRTYKDTIFISAGQKENLDDLKRRILELVNLDKFKTGNTIVTNIRHYDSLNKTRESLIDVLTGLDNEVTNDFLAMDIRRSLHYLGEITGEITTDDLLANIFSKFCIGK